The following are encoded together in the Streptomyces rapamycinicus NRRL 5491 genome:
- a CDS encoding glycosyltransferase family 4 protein yields the protein MKIAFLLHNAYGIGGTIRTTMNLATALADRHEVEIVSMMRHRETPRFALDPQVRLVPLVDTRPEGADAKDPLFFEASRDFPAAEKRIKQYNRLMDTRAAEYLRGCDADVIVGTRPGVNVYISRFAPRRALRIAQEHLRYEAHSKKLRAELAPFYRALDAVVTTTEADAAVYRKKMPMPGVRTLAIPNSVPEPDVAPSEGTEPVIAAAGRLVRGKRFDLLIDAFAEISVKFPAWRLRIYGGGAEKERLAEHIERLGLSGSAELMGSRSPIEAEFAKASLVAVASDAESFGMTIVEAMRCGVPVVSTDCPLGPAEIIKDGLTGRLVPTGDKHALASALMELMGDAPARRAMGAAALESSRVYDPEPIARRYDQLFEELRASRFTRLWERYRTATRARLRRLARRFGFSPGRRAPAAGHKASA from the coding sequence ATGAAGATCGCATTCCTGCTGCACAACGCCTACGGGATCGGCGGAACGATCCGGACGACCATGAACCTCGCGACGGCGCTCGCCGACCGCCATGAGGTCGAGATCGTCTCGATGATGCGGCACCGCGAGACGCCGCGTTTCGCCCTCGACCCGCAGGTGCGGCTGGTCCCCCTGGTGGACACGCGTCCGGAGGGCGCGGACGCGAAGGACCCGCTGTTCTTCGAGGCCAGCCGGGACTTTCCGGCCGCCGAGAAGCGGATCAAGCAGTACAACCGGCTGATGGACACGCGGGCCGCGGAGTATCTGCGCGGCTGCGACGCCGATGTGATCGTCGGCACCCGGCCGGGGGTGAACGTCTACATCTCCCGCTTCGCCCCGCGTCGTGCCCTGCGCATCGCCCAGGAGCATCTGCGGTACGAGGCGCACAGCAAGAAGCTGCGGGCGGAGCTGGCCCCGTTCTACCGGGCGCTGGACGCCGTGGTCACCACGACGGAGGCGGACGCCGCGGTCTACCGCAAGAAGATGCCGATGCCGGGGGTGCGGACCCTGGCGATACCCAACAGCGTCCCCGAGCCCGACGTGGCACCCTCCGAGGGCACCGAGCCGGTGATCGCGGCGGCCGGGCGGCTGGTCCGCGGCAAGCGCTTCGACCTGCTGATCGACGCCTTCGCGGAGATCTCGGTGAAGTTCCCGGCCTGGCGGCTGCGGATCTACGGCGGGGGCGCGGAGAAGGAGCGGCTCGCGGAGCACATCGAGCGGCTGGGCCTGTCCGGGAGCGCGGAGCTGATGGGGTCCCGCTCCCCCATCGAGGCGGAGTTCGCCAAGGCGTCGCTGGTCGCGGTCGCCTCGGACGCCGAATCGTTCGGGATGACGATCGTGGAGGCCATGCGCTGCGGGGTGCCGGTGGTGAGCACCGACTGCCCGCTCGGCCCCGCCGAGATCATCAAGGACGGGCTCACCGGACGGCTCGTCCCCACCGGGGACAAGCACGCGCTGGCGAGTGCCCTGATGGAGCTGATGGGCGATGCCCCGGCCCGGCGGGCGATGGGCGCGGCCGCCCTGGAGAGCTCCCGGGTCTATGACCCGGAGCCGATCGCCCGGCGCTACGACCAGCTCTTCGAGGAGCTGCGCGCGAGCCGGTTCACCCGCCTCTGGGAGCGCTACCGGACCGCCACCCGCGCCCGCCTGCGGCGGCTGGCCCGGCGCTTCGGCTTCTCCCCCGGCCGCCGTGCCCCGGCGGCGGGCCACAAGGCGAGCGCGTGA
- the pqqA gene encoding pyrroloquinoline quinone precursor peptide PqqA encodes MNETTPRTAPEAADRTRTEAGETAWQTPDYVVVETALEVTAYSLNAR; translated from the coding sequence ATGAACGAGACCACACCGCGCACGGCACCCGAGGCGGCGGACCGCACCCGTACGGAGGCCGGCGAGACTGCCTGGCAGACGCCCGACTACGTGGTCGTGGAGACCGCGCTGGAGGTCACCGCCTACTCGCTGAACGCCCGCTGA
- the pqqB gene encoding pyrroloquinoline quinone biosynthesis protein PqqB, with product MRVRVLGTAAGGGVPQWNCACPGCSGARAHPGWRRRHASLAVQAGEGHWYLVNATPDLGDQVEDCPELHPGPEPRRTPLAGVILTDAELDHTLGIARLREADAIEIVATAPVRHALLTGLHLGEILTPYARLDWRPLGPGDRPLDEGSSIAVGAVPVSAKRPRYAAGRGAPDDDAWVVALRLTDRATGRSLLYAPALAAWPDAFQRAAEEADCVIVDGTFWSDDEPLTCGFGSRTATAMGHLPIDGPDGTAHRLAALGARTLYTHLNNTNPLNDPAAPQHSGLARLGVEVAADGMVIDL from the coding sequence ATGCGCGTGCGCGTGCTCGGCACCGCGGCGGGTGGCGGCGTACCCCAGTGGAACTGCGCGTGCCCCGGATGCTCCGGGGCACGCGCCCACCCGGGGTGGCGCCGCCGCCATGCCTCGCTCGCCGTCCAGGCCGGTGAAGGTCACTGGTATCTGGTCAACGCCACCCCCGACCTCGGCGACCAGGTCGAGGACTGCCCCGAACTCCACCCCGGGCCCGAACCGCGCCGGACCCCGCTGGCCGGGGTGATCCTCACCGACGCCGAACTCGACCACACCCTCGGCATCGCCCGGCTGCGCGAGGCGGACGCCATCGAGATCGTGGCCACCGCCCCGGTGCGGCACGCCCTGCTGACCGGGCTCCACCTGGGCGAGATCCTCACCCCCTACGCCCGGCTGGACTGGCGCCCCCTCGGCCCCGGGGACCGGCCGCTCGACGAGGGCTCGTCCATCGCCGTCGGCGCCGTCCCCGTCTCCGCCAAACGCCCCCGCTACGCGGCCGGACGGGGCGCCCCGGACGACGACGCCTGGGTGGTCGCCCTGCGGCTGACCGACCGCGCCACCGGCCGCTCCCTCCTCTACGCCCCCGCGCTCGCCGCCTGGCCCGACGCCTTCCAGCGCGCCGCCGAAGAAGCCGACTGTGTGATCGTCGACGGCACCTTCTGGTCCGATGACGAGCCCCTCACCTGCGGCTTCGGCTCGCGTACCGCCACCGCCATGGGCCATCTGCCGATCGATGGACCGGACGGCACGGCGCACCGGCTCGCCGCACTCGGAGCGCGCACCCTGTACACCCACCTCAACAACACCAACCCCCTCAACGACCCGGCCGCGCCCCAGCACTCGGGCTTGGCGAGGCTGGGCGTCGAGGTGGCCGCCGACGGGATGGTGATCGACCTGTGA
- the pqqE gene encoding pyrroloquinoline quinone biosynthesis protein PqqE — MTAVPRPWALLAELTHGCPLHCPYCSNPLELVRRSRELSTAEWTEVLRQAGELGVVHTHLSGGEPLLRGDLAEIVTAAESAGIYTQLVTSGVGLDGARLATLTAAGLRSVQLSLQHADPAASDRIAGHRSYAAKERAAALVRAAGLPLGINVVLHRDNLDALDAIIRRGLDWGADRIELANTQFYGWALRNRDALLPTRYQLARARDTVQRWRDRLGGATDLVWVVPDYFDGVAKPCMGGWGAVSLAVAPDGTVLPCPAAASLPDLDPPNVRDHPLEWIWDHSGAFNRYRGEDWMREPCRTCSRRAEDFGGCRCQAYALTGDAARTDPACALSPDHGVIRALTTDQGHPAGAGAPAPTGGYAYRKPGG, encoded by the coding sequence ATGACCGCCGTGCCCCGCCCCTGGGCCCTGCTCGCCGAGCTCACCCACGGCTGCCCGCTGCACTGCCCCTACTGCTCCAACCCCCTGGAGCTGGTCCGCCGCTCCCGTGAGCTGTCCACCGCCGAGTGGACCGAAGTGCTGCGCCAGGCGGGAGAGCTGGGCGTGGTGCACACCCATCTCTCCGGCGGGGAACCGCTGTTGCGCGGCGATCTCGCCGAGATCGTCACCGCCGCCGAGTCCGCCGGGATCTACACCCAGCTCGTCACCAGCGGAGTGGGCCTGGACGGCGCCCGGCTGGCCACGCTGACCGCCGCCGGGCTGCGCAGTGTCCAGCTGTCCCTGCAACACGCCGACCCGGCCGCCTCCGACCGGATCGCCGGACACCGCTCGTACGCCGCCAAGGAACGGGCCGCCGCCCTGGTGCGCGCGGCCGGGCTGCCGCTCGGGATCAACGTCGTCCTGCACCGCGACAACCTCGACGCGCTCGACGCCATCATCCGCCGCGGCCTGGACTGGGGCGCCGACCGGATCGAGCTGGCCAACACCCAGTTCTACGGCTGGGCGCTGCGCAACCGCGACGCCCTGCTGCCCACCCGCTACCAGCTCGCCCGGGCGCGGGACACGGTCCAGCGGTGGCGGGACCGGCTGGGCGGCGCAACCGATCTGGTGTGGGTGGTGCCCGACTACTTCGACGGCGTGGCCAAGCCCTGTATGGGCGGGTGGGGCGCGGTCTCGCTGGCCGTCGCTCCCGACGGCACCGTGCTGCCCTGCCCCGCCGCCGCGAGCCTGCCGGACCTGGACCCGCCCAACGTCCGCGACCATCCCCTGGAGTGGATCTGGGACCACTCGGGCGCCTTCAACCGCTACCGGGGCGAGGACTGGATGCGCGAGCCGTGCCGCACCTGCTCCCGCCGAGCGGAGGACTTCGGCGGCTGCCGCTGCCAGGCGTACGCCCTCACCGGCGACGCCGCCCGCACCGACCCGGCCTGTGCGCTCTCCCCGGACCACGGTGTGATCCGCGCGCTGACGACGGACCAAGGGCACCCGGCCGGAGCGGGGGCCCCGGCGCCGACCGGCGGCTATGCGTACCGCAAGCCCGGAGGGTGA
- the pqqC gene encoding pyrroloquinoline-quinone synthase PqqC, giving the protein MSTPRTRLEERLRAVAQERYHDRHPFNVRMHAGELTPAELRRWILNRFHYQRHIPVKDALITAKLDTSRLRRMWLRRIQDHDGATDGEGGIERWLRLGEAAGLDRDRLLSGDEVVPGVRLAVDGYVNFCRLRDPLEAVAASLTELSAPGIMLTRIDAFERYYPWIERAGLAYFRNRVGQGRRDSTEALDLVLTWARTPEDEDRAVAALAFKCDVLWSLLDAVDHADTKDGPEADTKDGPGEGT; this is encoded by the coding sequence GTGAGCACCCCACGGACACGGCTCGAGGAGCGGCTGCGCGCGGTCGCGCAGGAGCGCTACCACGACCGCCACCCCTTCAACGTACGGATGCACGCGGGCGAGCTCACCCCCGCCGAACTGCGCCGCTGGATCCTCAACCGCTTCCACTACCAGCGCCACATCCCCGTCAAGGACGCGCTGATCACCGCCAAGCTCGACACCTCACGGCTGCGCCGGATGTGGCTGCGGCGCATCCAGGACCACGACGGCGCCACCGACGGCGAGGGCGGGATCGAGCGATGGCTGCGGCTCGGCGAGGCCGCGGGGCTGGACCGGGACCGGCTGCTGTCGGGTGATGAGGTGGTGCCCGGGGTGCGGCTCGCGGTCGACGGCTATGTCAACTTCTGCCGGCTGCGCGACCCGCTGGAAGCCGTCGCCGCCTCGCTCACCGAACTGTCCGCGCCCGGCATCATGCTCACCCGGATCGACGCCTTCGAGCGGTACTACCCCTGGATCGAGCGCGCGGGCCTGGCCTACTTCCGCAACCGGGTCGGCCAGGGGCGCCGGGACAGCACCGAGGCCCTCGACCTGGTCCTGACCTGGGCGCGGACCCCCGAGGACGAGGACCGCGCGGTGGCGGCGCTCGCCTTCAAATGCGATGTGCTGTGGTCGCTGCTGGACGCGGTCGACCACGCCGACACCAAGGACGGCCCGGAGGCCGACACCAAGGACGGCCCGGGGGAGGGGACATGA
- a CDS encoding sensor histidine kinase has protein sequence MVRLPLLRRGRPSLRTTFALSFSAAATVVTLLVGGLSYDAAAGLVRVDQQSAFDDIIRDLRGEVRGDKVILRQYPSESAVPVPYDLRDDLRRISRMDVQVINGRGTVYDAGKPPLPVADDDRTTAASATPGTVVRREIGIGGEQYRMATVAVGDGTGAIQVAQQISDTEDLLRELQKRTALFVVAVILAAGLAGWWLAGRITRRLVRLTRVAESVAATGRMEVAVPVAGDDEVGRLGRAFDGMLGQLARSKDDQRRLVQDAGHELRTPLTSLRTNISLLRRFEELPGPAREDLLADLAGETRELTDLVNELVDLAAGQRDDEPRTEVSLEEAATTAVTLARRRTGREITVRAEGDTRLTGHPATLQRAVSNLVENAAKFDQGGTEPVEVVISGRRVEVLDRGPGIAEEDRERVFDRFYRAPGARSLPGSGLGLAIVREVALAHGGTVFARPRPGGGAILGFTVGDATEAP, from the coding sequence ATGGTGCGGCTCCCCCTGCTCCGCCGTGGCCGGCCCAGCCTGCGGACCACCTTCGCGCTCTCGTTCTCGGCGGCCGCCACCGTGGTCACCCTCCTGGTCGGCGGGCTCAGCTATGACGCGGCGGCCGGGCTGGTGCGGGTGGACCAGCAGTCGGCGTTCGACGACATCATCCGCGATCTGCGCGGCGAGGTCCGCGGCGACAAGGTGATCCTGCGGCAGTACCCCTCGGAGTCCGCCGTGCCCGTCCCGTACGACCTGCGGGACGATCTGCGCCGGATCAGCCGGATGGACGTCCAGGTGATCAACGGCCGGGGTACGGTCTACGACGCGGGCAAGCCCCCGCTGCCGGTGGCCGACGACGACCGGACGACCGCCGCCTCCGCCACCCCGGGCACCGTCGTACGGCGCGAGATCGGCATCGGCGGGGAGCAGTACCGGATGGCCACGGTCGCCGTGGGCGACGGCACCGGCGCGATCCAGGTGGCCCAGCAGATCAGCGACACCGAGGATCTGCTGCGCGAGCTCCAGAAGCGCACCGCGCTGTTCGTGGTCGCCGTCATCCTGGCCGCCGGACTGGCCGGCTGGTGGCTGGCCGGGCGGATCACCCGGCGGCTGGTGCGACTGACCCGGGTCGCCGAGAGCGTGGCCGCCACCGGCCGGATGGAGGTGGCGGTGCCGGTCGCCGGGGACGACGAGGTGGGCCGCCTCGGCCGGGCCTTCGACGGCATGCTCGGACAGCTCGCGCGCTCCAAGGACGACCAGCGGCGGCTGGTCCAGGACGCCGGGCACGAACTGCGCACCCCGCTCACCTCGCTGCGCACCAACATCTCCCTGCTGCGCCGCTTCGAGGAGCTGCCGGGGCCCGCGCGCGAGGATCTGCTGGCCGATCTGGCGGGGGAGACCCGGGAGCTGACCGACCTCGTCAACGAGCTGGTGGACCTGGCGGCCGGGCAGCGGGACGACGAACCCCGCACCGAGGTCTCGCTGGAGGAGGCGGCCACCACCGCCGTGACCCTCGCCCGGCGCCGGACGGGCCGCGAGATCACCGTACGGGCCGAGGGCGACACCCGGCTGACGGGTCACCCGGCCACCCTGCAGCGCGCGGTCTCCAATCTGGTGGAGAACGCCGCCAAGTTCGACCAGGGCGGCACCGAACCCGTCGAGGTGGTGATCAGCGGCCGCCGGGTGGAGGTCCTCGACCGGGGCCCGGGCATCGCCGAGGAGGACCGCGAACGGGTCTTCGACCGCTTCTACCGCGCGCCCGGCGCCCGCAGCCTGCCCGGTTCGGGGCTGGGCCTGGCCATCGTGCGCGAGGTCGCCCTCGCCCACGGGGGCACCGTCTTCGCCCGGCCGCGCCCGGGCGGGGGCGCGATACTGGGCTTCACGGTCGGCGACGCCACCGAGGCCCCGTAA
- a CDS encoding response regulator transcription factor has translation MTNTVLLAEDDRAIRQALERALTLEGYRVTAVPDGIEALAAIHRERPDVVVLDVMMPGVDGLQVCRVLRAEGDRTPVLMLTARVETADRIEGLDAGADDYVAKPFEIEEVFARLRALLRRAAPAEPAAPEDTAIDGVLEVADLRLDSSARRVWRGGTELELTRTEFDLLELLARNAGIVLDHTTIYARIWGYDFGPGSKNLAVYIGYLRRKVDPEGRAPLIHTVRGVGYSLREE, from the coding sequence GTGACCAACACCGTGCTGCTCGCCGAGGACGACCGTGCCATCCGCCAGGCCCTGGAACGCGCCCTGACCCTGGAGGGGTACCGCGTCACCGCCGTGCCCGACGGGATAGAGGCGCTGGCGGCCATCCACCGCGAGCGCCCGGACGTGGTCGTGCTGGACGTGATGATGCCGGGCGTGGACGGGCTCCAGGTGTGCCGGGTGCTGCGCGCCGAGGGGGACCGCACCCCCGTCCTCATGCTCACCGCGCGGGTCGAGACCGCCGACCGGATCGAGGGTCTTGACGCCGGCGCGGACGACTATGTGGCCAAGCCCTTCGAGATCGAGGAGGTCTTCGCCCGGCTGCGCGCGCTGCTGCGCCGCGCCGCCCCCGCCGAACCGGCCGCGCCGGAGGACACCGCCATCGACGGGGTGCTGGAGGTCGCCGATCTGCGCCTGGACTCCTCGGCCCGGCGGGTCTGGCGCGGCGGTACGGAGCTGGAGCTGACCCGCACCGAATTCGACCTGCTGGAGCTGCTGGCCCGCAACGCGGGCATCGTCCTGGACCACACCACCATCTACGCCCGCATCTGGGGCTACGACTTCGGCCCCGGCTCGAAGAACCTCGCCGTCTACATCGGCTATCTGCGCCGCAAGGTCGATCCGGAGGGGCGCGCCCCGCTGATCCACACCGTGCGCGGGGTCGGATACTCCCTGCGGGAGGAGTGA
- the pqqD gene encoding pyrroloquinoline quinone biosynthesis peptide chaperone PqqD codes for MTTGPGTGPAPAGWRPALSPAVSLRHDRVRDADLLLLPERVVVLRGSAAKILRLCDGDRDLDAIVAELRSRFPGAPVAEDVPAFLDRMRGEGWVR; via the coding sequence ATGACGACCGGACCCGGCACCGGGCCCGCCCCGGCCGGATGGCGGCCCGCGCTGTCCCCCGCCGTGAGCCTGCGCCACGACCGGGTGCGGGACGCCGACCTGCTGCTGCTGCCCGAGCGGGTGGTGGTGCTGCGCGGCAGCGCCGCGAAGATCCTTCGGCTGTGCGACGGCGACCGCGACCTCGACGCCATCGTGGCGGAACTTCGGAGCCGCTTCCCCGGCGCGCCCGTCGCCGAGGACGTGCCCGCCTTCCTCGACCGGATGCGTGGGGAGGGCTGGGTCCGATGA
- a CDS encoding SDR family NAD(P)-dependent oxidoreductase has protein sequence MTVIDEGRAERAPAEGPGIDPERLATCLSVLAELDRLPVDHPDAVMVRRATSGIYRSVKQRRRQERRAAKTANDKAVTEATATGAADRIDDETLGRALTSSVTTEIAGILERPRSCYVCKTRYVEVDAFYHQLCRDCAAENRARRDARTDLTGRRALLTGGRAKIGMYIALRLLRDGAHTTVTTRFPVDAIRRFKAMPDSGEWLHRLKVVGIDLRDPAQVIALADAVSAAGPLDILINNAAQTVRRTPQAYAELIAGESAPLPAGELPESVVLGAFGSGAQAALPAPRAPRDGALTPQDLTALALTSGSASPARIEAGTAIDAGGLVPDLDPSNTWVQRINEVDPVEMLEVQLCNETAPFILVSRLRPAMAASPARRKYVVNVSAMEGKFGRGYKGAGHPHTNMAKAALNMLTRTSAREMFESDAILMTSVDTGWITDERPHPEKMRLAAEGFHAPLDLVDGAARVYDPIVRGEHGEDLFGCFLKDYAPTSW, from the coding sequence ATGACGGTGATTGACGAAGGCCGGGCCGAGCGTGCCCCGGCCGAGGGGCCGGGCATCGACCCGGAGCGGCTGGCGACCTGTCTGAGCGTCCTCGCGGAACTCGACCGGCTGCCGGTCGACCACCCCGACGCGGTCATGGTGCGCCGGGCCACCTCCGGGATCTACCGCAGTGTGAAGCAGCGCAGGCGCCAGGAGCGGCGGGCCGCGAAGACCGCGAACGACAAGGCCGTGACCGAGGCCACCGCCACCGGCGCCGCCGACCGGATCGACGACGAGACGCTGGGCCGCGCGCTCACCAGCTCCGTCACCACGGAGATCGCGGGCATCCTGGAGCGCCCCCGCTCCTGCTACGTCTGCAAGACCCGGTATGTCGAGGTCGACGCCTTCTACCACCAGCTGTGCCGCGACTGCGCCGCCGAGAACCGGGCCCGCCGCGACGCCCGCACCGATCTCACCGGGCGCCGTGCCCTGCTCACCGGCGGCCGGGCGAAGATCGGCATGTACATCGCGCTGCGGCTGCTGCGCGACGGCGCGCACACCACCGTCACCACCCGCTTCCCGGTCGACGCCATCCGCCGCTTCAAGGCCATGCCGGACAGCGGGGAGTGGCTGCACCGGCTCAAGGTCGTCGGCATCGACCTGCGCGACCCGGCCCAGGTGATCGCGCTGGCCGACGCGGTGAGCGCCGCGGGCCCGCTGGACATACTGATCAACAACGCCGCCCAGACCGTCCGCCGCACCCCGCAGGCGTACGCGGAGCTGATAGCGGGCGAGTCGGCGCCGCTCCCCGCCGGGGAGCTCCCCGAGTCCGTGGTCCTCGGCGCCTTCGGCAGCGGCGCCCAGGCGGCCCTGCCGGCGCCCCGCGCGCCCCGGGACGGCGCCCTCACCCCGCAGGACCTCACCGCCCTCGCCCTCACCAGCGGCTCCGCCTCACCGGCCCGGATCGAGGCCGGGACCGCGATCGACGCGGGCGGTCTGGTGCCGGACCTGGACCCGAGCAACACCTGGGTGCAGCGGATCAACGAGGTGGACCCGGTCGAGATGCTCGAGGTCCAGCTGTGCAATGAGACGGCGCCGTTCATCCTGGTGAGCCGGTTGCGCCCGGCGATGGCCGCCTCGCCCGCCCGGCGCAAGTACGTGGTCAACGTCTCCGCGATGGAGGGCAAGTTCGGCCGGGGCTACAAGGGCGCGGGCCATCCGCACACCAATATGGCCAAGGCCGCGCTGAACATGCTGACCCGCACCAGCGCACGCGAGATGTTCGAGTCCGACGCCATCCTGATGACGAGCGTCGACACCGGATGGATCACCGACGAGCGCCCGCACCCGGAGAAGATGCGGCTGGCGGCCGAGGGCTTCCACGCCCCCCTCGACCTGGTGGACGGCGCGGCCCGGGTCTACGACCCGATCGTCCGGGGCGAGCACGGCGAGGACCTCTTCGGCTGCTTCCTGAAGGACTACGCCCCGACGTCCTGGTGA
- a CDS encoding discoidin domain-containing protein, producing MGRRSRRRPGAWLAAVLSAVVTLTLTGPTPARAEVTNPRQQWLRQSQAGLFLHWGMRTSPGYTSCSAWEKAVTDGGWDAGYWVAEAKKLHASYLVLASFHSRLGYARAWPSAIPGSCSTKRDFLGELIDAASAQGLKVMLYMTDDPQWHAEGGHEWLDSAAYSAYKGHDVDLTTRDGFGEYSYDNFVEVLRKYPELSGFWIDNDNDYWLDHGLYEKIRADRPGWLLSNNNEDTPIMDTVSNEQKTGMTPAYDYPQAIWTPQPRLTEACFKLPSSGAWWYSGTDSAVDQGLTLGRLISDSGSSVKSLMAETAQVNGRFPSKQEAFNNYAKTYLDKIWGSLGGTEGGGYSYGGLQPGTWNDGAHGVTTVSTADPDRHFVHVLTRPSGSTLTLRDNGYQATGVTDYRTGKKLSFRQSDGRITISGITDWDPYDTVLAVRTDGRQGIVPPGSLTASASVSANGHPASAVLDGDPRTYWDNDTTLPASVTLDLRSAKSVRYLAVNQREWSVSYARSDTEQSARIRDYQVHVSDNGRDWGGPVASGTLPSARGVRFIDIPATTKRYLRLTVNSTWAAATDTKHHRKLLLDEVRIGSAYPGSGRTTTDGGAPRIRTAR from the coding sequence ATGGGCCGCAGATCGCGCCGCCGCCCCGGCGCCTGGCTGGCCGCCGTGCTGTCGGCCGTCGTCACCCTCACCCTCACCGGCCCCACCCCGGCACGGGCCGAGGTCACCAACCCCCGGCAGCAGTGGCTGCGCCAGTCCCAGGCGGGGCTCTTCCTGCACTGGGGCATGCGCACCTCGCCCGGCTACACCAGCTGCTCCGCCTGGGAGAAGGCGGTCACCGACGGCGGCTGGGACGCCGGCTACTGGGTGGCCGAGGCCAAGAAGCTGCACGCCTCCTATCTGGTGCTCGCCTCCTTCCACAGCCGTCTGGGCTATGCGCGGGCCTGGCCGTCCGCCATCCCCGGAAGCTGCTCCACCAAGCGGGACTTCCTCGGCGAGCTGATCGACGCGGCGAGCGCCCAGGGGCTGAAGGTCATGCTCTATATGACCGACGATCCGCAGTGGCACGCCGAGGGCGGCCACGAATGGCTCGACTCGGCGGCCTACTCGGCCTACAAGGGCCATGACGTCGACCTGACCACACGCGACGGCTTCGGCGAGTACTCCTACGACAACTTCGTGGAAGTGCTGCGGAAGTACCCCGAGCTGTCCGGGTTCTGGATCGACAACGACAACGACTACTGGCTCGACCACGGGCTCTACGAGAAGATCCGAGCCGACCGTCCCGGCTGGCTGCTGAGCAACAACAACGAAGACACGCCGATCATGGACACGGTCAGCAATGAGCAGAAGACCGGGATGACCCCGGCCTATGACTACCCCCAGGCCATCTGGACCCCACAGCCCCGGCTCACCGAGGCCTGCTTCAAGCTGCCCAGCAGCGGGGCCTGGTGGTACAGCGGCACCGATTCGGCGGTGGACCAGGGACTCACCCTCGGCCGGCTGATCAGCGACTCCGGATCCTCCGTCAAATCCCTCATGGCCGAGACCGCCCAGGTGAACGGGCGGTTCCCCAGCAAGCAGGAGGCGTTCAACAACTACGCCAAGACCTATCTCGACAAAATCTGGGGATCGCTGGGCGGCACCGAGGGCGGTGGCTACTCCTACGGCGGGCTCCAGCCCGGCACCTGGAACGACGGCGCCCACGGGGTGACCACGGTGAGCACGGCCGACCCCGACCGCCACTTCGTCCACGTCCTCACCCGGCCCTCGGGCTCCACGCTGACGTTGCGGGACAACGGCTACCAGGCGACCGGCGTCACCGACTACCGCACCGGGAAGAAGCTCAGCTTCCGCCAGAGCGACGGCCGGATCACCATCTCCGGCATCACCGACTGGGATCCGTACGACACCGTCCTCGCCGTCCGCACCGACGGCCGTCAGGGCATCGTCCCGCCCGGTTCGCTCACCGCGAGCGCCAGCGTCTCCGCGAACGGACACCCCGCCTCCGCCGTACTCGACGGCGATCCGCGGACGTACTGGGACAACGACACCACCCTGCCCGCCTCGGTCACCCTCGATCTGCGCTCCGCCAAGAGCGTCCGCTATCTGGCCGTGAACCAGCGGGAGTGGTCGGTCTCCTACGCCCGCTCCGACACCGAGCAGTCCGCCCGCATCCGCGACTACCAGGTGCACGTCTCCGACAACGGCCGCGACTGGGGCGGCCCGGTGGCGTCCGGAACGCTGCCCAGCGCCCGCGGTGTGCGGTTTATCGACATCCCCGCCACCACCAAGCGCTATCTCCGGCTCACGGTGAACAGCACCTGGGCCGCGGCCACCGACACCAAGCACCATCGCAAGCTGCTGCTGGACGAGGTGCGCATCGGATCCGCCTACCCCGGGAGCGGCCGCACCACCACCGACGGCGGGGCACCGCGGATCCGGACCGCCCGCTGA